In the genome of Terribacillus sp. FSL K6-0262, one region contains:
- a CDS encoding DUF6044 family protein, with product MRTYANKKAIMLCVAAILIFASPLFLLGNDAHIRVHDNLDSNLAWYKVLAESGQIFGGVHAVIPQIIGGLPRDALGTEWTLIVWLHAWFPTMTAYAISQLLTRLIAFAGMYLLLRTHVIRNIKAHWIAALVSLAFALTPFWPSGMLSTMGHPLALWAFLSIRANKASWKHWIAISLLPLYASFVLGFFFFLALMGIIWLIDLIRYRRLNLRFLGSIIWMTALFLAADYRLVYTMIAGSETMHRVEFVSSRQEFDQTLRLFWKNFVLGHNHVMTLHTVIILPVLAIALLTVLFSRRRTRPMNIYLVLTGLNLLLSFWYALWFNKIWKIPKEHIDLLSAFNFARFHFLRPLVIYASFGLACYLLWQLGKRGIRVFVYICLCLQLIVLALSNEEIVYGLYKDTPSVGAFYAVEQFSEIREYIGMPQHTYKVASIGLHPAIAQYNGFYTVDTYNNIIPLSYKHRFREVIEDELAKSKDLKRYFDEWGSRLYIFSAELGKHYDFRKDTDRTIKDLDLNAEALRHLGASYVLSSVLIDNADANDLQYERSFDHPDSAWIVHLYRVRTEGESK from the coding sequence ATGCGGACATATGCAAACAAAAAAGCCATCATGCTTTGCGTGGCAGCTATACTGATATTCGCCTCTCCCCTATTCCTTCTTGGAAACGACGCCCATATCCGAGTGCATGATAATCTCGACTCCAACCTCGCTTGGTATAAAGTACTCGCTGAAAGCGGACAAATATTTGGCGGAGTCCATGCAGTCATCCCCCAAATCATAGGCGGCCTGCCCCGGGATGCACTGGGAACGGAATGGACGCTGATCGTTTGGCTCCATGCCTGGTTTCCGACGATGACCGCTTATGCAATCAGTCAGCTGCTCACCCGGCTGATTGCATTTGCCGGGATGTATTTGCTGCTTCGCACACATGTCATCCGCAACATCAAAGCACATTGGATTGCGGCTCTTGTTTCCCTCGCATTCGCCCTTACACCATTTTGGCCATCCGGGATGCTCAGCACGATGGGGCATCCCTTGGCGCTATGGGCTTTCCTATCCATACGCGCAAATAAAGCGAGCTGGAAGCATTGGATTGCGATTTCTTTATTGCCGCTATACGCCAGTTTCGTTTTGGGATTCTTTTTTTTCCTTGCGCTCATGGGAATCATTTGGCTGATTGATCTGATTCGTTATCGCAGGCTCAATCTGCGTTTCTTGGGAAGCATCATCTGGATGACAGCTTTATTCCTGGCAGCGGATTACCGGCTAGTCTATACCATGATAGCTGGCTCAGAAACCATGCATCGGGTTGAATTCGTGTCCTCCAGACAGGAATTCGACCAGACACTCCGCTTGTTCTGGAAAAACTTCGTGCTGGGACATAATCATGTGATGACCCTCCACACCGTCATCATTTTGCCGGTGCTGGCGATTGCTTTGCTTACTGTTCTCTTTAGCAGGCGACGGACAAGGCCCATGAACATCTATCTCGTCCTGACGGGATTGAATTTACTCCTATCATTTTGGTATGCCCTCTGGTTCAACAAAATTTGGAAAATACCAAAGGAGCATATCGATTTGCTTTCTGCATTCAACTTTGCCCGCTTCCACTTCCTGCGGCCGCTTGTCATCTATGCAAGCTTCGGGTTGGCTTGTTATCTGCTTTGGCAGCTTGGTAAGCGGGGTATACGCGTTTTTGTTTATATTTGCCTATGCTTGCAGCTTATCGTATTGGCATTATCCAATGAAGAAATCGTGTATGGCCTTTATAAGGATACACCTTCCGTCGGGGCTTTTTATGCTGTGGAACAATTCAGCGAAATCCGCGAGTATATCGGGATGCCCCAACATACTTATAAGGTGGCCAGCATCGGCTTGCATCCCGCCATCGCTCAATACAACGGTTTTTACACTGTCGATACATACAACAACATCATCCCATTGAGCTACAAGCACCGTTTCCGTGAGGTCATTGAAGATGAATTGGCAAAAAGCAAGGATCTGAAACGCTATTTCGATGAGTGGGGGAGCCGATTATACATTTTCTCGGCCGAGCTCGGAAAGCATTATGATTTCCGTAAAGACACCGATCGCACAATCAAGGATCTCGATTTGAATGCAGAAGCGTTACGGCATTTAGGCGCATCTTATGTGCTCTCATCGGTCTTGATCGACAATGCGGATGCCAATGATCTGCAATACGAACGGAGCTTCGATCATCCCGATTCCGCTTGGATTGTCCATCTATATCGAGTACGTACGGAAGGAGAGAGCAAATGA
- a CDS encoding VOC family protein encodes MHYQQPPLTYIGQVKLRVADLAQSVAYYTKVIGLRIIEEWQGNVSLGTEGRVLLYLEEGKGLKRKPDRHAGLYHFALLLPSRADLADLVKYYVLNRVPFGASDHGVSEAIYLNDPDGNGIEIYADKPDTSWKWHDGEIQMTTDPLDGDSLLKEASEEEWHGLPDGTIIGHIHLYMRHLGEAAAFYNNVLGFETVVSGYPGALFVSTGNYHHHIGLNTWHGSNAPSINPDEAGMDWFSIVFPDEKKLLAAAARAEAAGLSVKKDKNLYTLMDPVGSTVRLVLHGQ; translated from the coding sequence ATGCATTATCAACAACCACCGCTGACTTATATTGGTCAAGTGAAACTCCGTGTAGCAGATCTAGCACAATCTGTTGCGTATTATACAAAAGTTATTGGTTTGAGAATCATAGAAGAGTGGCAAGGGAATGTATCGCTGGGAACGGAAGGCCGAGTCCTGCTTTATCTTGAGGAGGGAAAAGGGCTTAAAAGAAAACCGGATCGTCATGCTGGCTTATATCATTTTGCGCTGCTGCTGCCATCCAGGGCGGATTTAGCTGATCTTGTGAAATATTACGTGCTGAATCGAGTGCCATTCGGCGCATCCGATCATGGCGTCAGTGAAGCGATTTACCTGAATGATCCCGATGGCAATGGTATTGAAATATATGCAGACAAGCCGGACACGAGCTGGAAATGGCATGATGGAGAGATACAGATGACAACTGATCCGCTTGATGGAGATAGTTTATTGAAAGAAGCATCCGAGGAAGAATGGCATGGTCTTCCGGATGGTACCATCATAGGGCATATCCATTTATACATGCGCCATTTAGGTGAAGCAGCTGCTTTTTATAATAATGTACTCGGTTTCGAGACAGTCGTATCCGGATATCCTGGTGCCTTATTTGTATCTACGGGAAACTACCATCATCATATTGGGCTGAATACATGGCATGGATCCAATGCTCCTTCCATCAATCCGGATGAAGCTGGTATGGATTGGTTCAGTATCGTCTTTCCGGATGAAAAGAAACTCCTGGCAGCAGCAGCGAGGGCAGAGGCGGCCGGATTATCGGTTAAAAAAGATAAGAATCTATATACATTGATGGATCCGGTAGGGTCGACTGTGAGATTGGTCCTGCATGGACAGTGA
- a CDS encoding AzlD domain-containing protein encodes MTTSLSMLLLIAACAAVTIVPRVLPFLIIRNLKLPVVVMKWLSYIPICILTALVVSSVLGEGGAASFDWQAIVIIIPTVLFALWTKSLLFTVIVGVVLMAALRLLIG; translated from the coding sequence ATGACCACTTCTTTATCTATGCTGCTGCTGATAGCTGCTTGCGCGGCAGTGACAATAGTGCCTCGGGTCCTGCCATTTTTAATAATACGGAATTTGAAATTACCAGTCGTCGTCATGAAATGGCTATCTTATATACCTATATGCATCCTGACTGCGCTTGTCGTCTCTAGTGTGCTGGGGGAGGGCGGGGCGGCATCCTTTGATTGGCAGGCCATCGTGATCATCATTCCAACAGTCTTATTTGCACTTTGGACAAAGAGTCTGTTGTTTACAGTCATAGTTGGCGTTGTGCTGATGGCTGCCTTGCGTTTATTGATTGGATGA
- a CDS encoding MFS transporter, giving the protein MESKRLKQISNQSSGFGFLFSLPILSWALYDFANTIFSSNITTVFFPFYVTDTIGTTAELEQLGNALISYANALASFFLVIFSPLFGVWIDQTGYKQRYVIRFAAISILCTVLMGLFAGWDSDGILWGLPVPFVATVLMFVLAKFFYNSSLIFYDAKISDLVPRDRLSILSGFGVAVGYMGTLAGLMVYFLLDDGYEYVFLATAALYLVFTLPLLFFLREERSMQKKSGNGLLSGYKEIIATIREIRKHRSIFRFMIGYFFVNDAIATTIAVMSVYAVTVVGFSSGQFIILYLVSTVTAIIGSFCFGQIANKIGAHRSFSLVAVIMVIALTIGVLAAAQWMFWIAGSLFGIALGSIWVTSRILIVDLSPTEKQGQFFGLFAFSGKVSSIIGPMIYGSITLALKDFGDLASRAALTSLILLTIIGLLVHIAKTPDRMAVR; this is encoded by the coding sequence ATGGAAAGCAAACGCTTGAAGCAGATTTCCAATCAAAGCAGTGGATTCGGCTTTCTCTTTTCCCTGCCGATTTTGTCATGGGCGTTATATGACTTTGCCAATACGATATTTTCTTCCAATATCACAACTGTCTTTTTTCCATTCTATGTAACGGATACAATCGGTACTACGGCGGAATTGGAACAGCTCGGAAATGCGCTGATATCCTATGCAAATGCGCTGGCCAGCTTCTTTCTCGTCATCTTCTCGCCGTTATTCGGGGTCTGGATCGATCAGACGGGCTATAAGCAGCGTTATGTCATCCGATTCGCTGCCATCTCCATTTTGTGTACGGTTTTAATGGGGCTGTTTGCGGGATGGGATTCAGATGGGATACTATGGGGGCTTCCAGTACCTTTTGTAGCGACTGTCCTGATGTTTGTACTGGCAAAATTTTTCTATAATAGCAGTCTCATATTCTATGATGCGAAAATCAGTGACTTGGTGCCGAGGGATCGTCTGTCGATATTATCGGGGTTCGGCGTGGCTGTGGGCTATATGGGCACTCTGGCCGGTTTGATGGTTTACTTCTTGCTCGATGACGGCTATGAATATGTTTTTTTGGCAACGGCGGCTCTCTATCTGGTATTTACACTTCCGCTGCTATTTTTCTTAAGGGAAGAACGCTCGATGCAGAAGAAATCCGGGAATGGCCTGCTATCGGGATATAAAGAAATCATCGCTACCATCAGGGAGATCCGGAAACATCGGTCGATATTCCGATTCATGATTGGTTATTTCTTCGTCAACGATGCAATCGCAACCACCATTGCTGTCATGAGTGTCTATGCCGTCACAGTAGTAGGATTCAGTTCCGGGCAGTTCATCATCCTCTATCTTGTTTCCACGGTCACGGCAATCATCGGGTCTTTCTGCTTTGGTCAGATAGCCAATAAAATCGGGGCACATCGATCATTTTCCTTGGTTGCGGTAATCATGGTGATTGCTTTGACCATCGGGGTATTGGCTGCTGCCCAATGGATGTTCTGGATAGCCGGCAGTCTTTTCGGAATTGCCCTTGGGTCGATCTGGGTCACATCGCGGATTTTGATTGTGGATTTATCCCCAACTGAAAAGCAGGGGCAGTTCTTTGGGCTGTTTGCGTTCTCTGGAAAGGTGTCATCCATCATTGGTCCGATGATTTATGGGAGTATAACGCTTGCGTTGAAAGATTTTGGGGATTTGGCTAGCAGAGCTGCCTTGACATCGCTCATTTTGCTGACAATCATCGGTCTGCTCGTACATATCGCGAAGACGCCGGATAGGATGGCAGTGCGTTAA
- a CDS encoding glycosyltransferase family 2 protein — MTASLPVLTLVIPCYNEEQILTDTCSKLTSTLAALMQEQLISPASTILFVDDGSKDDTWQLIKIEHLANQLVTGIKLAANAGHQRALLAGMLHAKDYSDCVITLDADLQDDISVIRTFVLRYLEGYEIVYGVRNDRTSDTGFKRNTAAIFYRVMEMLGIRLISNHADYRLLNRRALTELSRYSESKIFLRGIIPQIGFRSDIVTYERKPRLAGETKYPLRKMLNFAFEGITSFSVAPIRLIVAVGFLLFLVSIMAAGYAAIQKVFGNPDAGWTSLIISIWLLGGLQLMAIGIIGEYIGTIFAEVKKRPLYTIDSILGQMRKRDSHNLTKT; from the coding sequence ATGACTGCTTCATTACCTGTACTGACATTGGTCATTCCCTGTTATAACGAAGAACAAATCCTGACAGACACATGCTCCAAGCTTACCTCCACCTTGGCAGCGTTGATGCAGGAGCAGCTTATCTCACCTGCAAGCACGATTTTGTTCGTCGATGATGGCAGCAAGGATGACACTTGGCAGCTGATCAAGATAGAGCATCTGGCCAATCAGCTTGTCACGGGTATCAAATTGGCCGCTAATGCAGGCCATCAGCGAGCCCTGCTTGCTGGCATGCTGCATGCGAAGGATTACTCCGATTGTGTCATTACATTGGATGCTGATTTACAGGACGACATATCGGTGATAAGGACTTTCGTGCTCCGCTACCTCGAAGGCTATGAAATCGTTTATGGCGTACGGAATGATCGTACATCCGATACCGGTTTCAAGCGAAATACCGCTGCAATCTTCTATCGGGTGATGGAAATGCTCGGAATCCGGCTGATATCCAATCATGCCGATTATCGGCTGCTCAACAGACGGGCCCTTACAGAATTAAGTCGTTACAGCGAATCAAAGATATTCCTCAGGGGAATCATTCCGCAAATCGGGTTTCGCTCCGATATCGTGACGTATGAGAGAAAGCCCCGGCTTGCCGGAGAAACGAAATATCCATTGAGGAAAATGCTCAATTTCGCCTTTGAAGGCATCACTTCATTCAGTGTCGCTCCTATCCGTCTCATTGTGGCAGTCGGCTTCCTCCTTTTCCTTGTCAGCATAATGGCCGCAGGGTATGCAGCCATACAAAAAGTATTCGGCAATCCGGATGCGGGCTGGACTTCCCTGATCATCTCCATTTGGCTGCTCGGGGGATTGCAGCTCATGGCAATCGGTATCATCGGTGAATATATTGGTACGATTTTTGCTGAAGTAAAGAAGCGTCCTTTATATACGATCGATAGCATCCTAGGACAAATGCGCAAACGAGACAGCCATAACTTAACGAAAACTTAA
- a CDS encoding solute:sodium symporter family transporter, translating into MFSIGEIFFILLSCAFFMALVAVVSYYMTKGNVSTADEYFLAGRGLTGVFIAGSLLLTNLSAEQLIGLNGQSFTNNMSGMAWEVTAGLAAIVMAIFLLPKFLGIGISTIPEFLSKRYDETVRRLTVILFLLGYMCVTIPSMLYSGGVSVLQLFDLPELLNISYTQALWLTVWFVGIIGAIYAIFGGLRAVAVSDTLNGIGLVFIGFLVPILGFILLGNGNMVDGMKHIVQNSPEKLNAIGSSTDNVPFFSIFTGILFANLFYWALNQYVIQRTLGAKNLAEGQKGVLYTGYLKLLVPIFMLIPGIIAFHLYGDSIRNGDLSYPTLVRDVLPVWMLGFFLAVLFGAVLSSFNSILNSVATLLVLDIYQPVFDPDASDDKLIKVSKILGIIIALVSFFVAPFLMYAPDGLWNLIRQFTGFFNIPILVIVLMGMIFKRVPSSAAKVVIIFHVVAYYMMVWGFRQIFDWDPGINYIHVYGILLAIEVVFMLIMAKVKPLESIKPIFYAENGEDHLVPWKHAIPVSITLIFSIVIFYVVFSPIGLAYESAAVSKWFWPVIAILVAANIVLYFISIKVWHKKYSKYVEKQTESARKTRLSGD; encoded by the coding sequence ATGTTCAGTATTGGTGAAATCTTTTTTATCTTGCTGTCTTGTGCCTTCTTCATGGCACTGGTTGCAGTCGTATCCTACTATATGACGAAAGGGAATGTCAGCACGGCTGATGAGTACTTCCTTGCCGGGCGCGGCTTGACGGGTGTATTCATTGCCGGGTCTTTGCTGCTGACGAACCTATCGGCCGAGCAGCTGATCGGACTGAACGGACAAAGCTTCACAAACAATATGTCCGGTATGGCATGGGAAGTGACAGCTGGTCTGGCAGCCATCGTCATGGCGATTTTCCTGCTGCCGAAGTTCCTCGGCATCGGGATTTCCACCATCCCGGAATTCCTGAGCAAACGGTATGATGAGACCGTGCGGCGATTGACCGTCATTTTGTTCCTGCTCGGGTATATGTGTGTGACAATCCCTTCCATGCTCTATTCGGGCGGTGTATCCGTCCTCCAATTATTCGATCTTCCGGAGCTTCTGAACATTTCATATACACAAGCATTGTGGCTGACGGTTTGGTTCGTCGGCATCATAGGTGCCATTTATGCGATATTTGGCGGACTGAGGGCGGTGGCGGTATCGGATACGCTGAACGGAATAGGCTTGGTCTTCATTGGCTTTCTTGTCCCGATACTTGGCTTTATCCTGCTTGGAAACGGAAATATGGTGGATGGGATGAAGCATATTGTGCAGAATAGCCCGGAGAAGCTGAATGCCATTGGAAGCAGTACAGACAATGTTCCGTTCTTCTCCATCTTTACGGGTATCCTGTTTGCCAATCTGTTTTATTGGGCGCTGAACCAATACGTCATCCAGCGTACTTTAGGGGCAAAGAATCTGGCGGAAGGACAAAAGGGTGTCCTTTACACAGGTTACCTGAAGCTCTTGGTTCCGATATTCATGCTGATACCTGGAATCATCGCATTCCATTTGTATGGCGATTCCATCCGGAATGGGGATTTGAGCTATCCGACTCTTGTCAGGGATGTATTGCCGGTATGGATGCTGGGCTTTTTCCTCGCTGTATTATTCGGGGCTGTTCTGAGCAGCTTTAACTCCATCCTGAATAGTGTCGCCACTTTACTGGTGCTGGATATCTACCAGCCTGTTTTCGATCCGGATGCTTCAGATGATAAATTGATCAAGGTCAGCAAGATCCTCGGGATCATCATTGCACTTGTTTCCTTCTTTGTGGCGCCATTTCTGATGTATGCACCGGATGGGTTATGGAATCTTATCAGGCAGTTTACAGGTTTCTTCAATATTCCGATTCTGGTCATTGTGCTGATGGGTATGATTTTCAAGCGTGTTCCTTCTTCGGCGGCTAAAGTGGTGATCATCTTCCATGTCGTTGCTTATTATATGATGGTATGGGGATTCCGGCAGATATTTGACTGGGATCCGGGCATCAATTATATCCATGTGTATGGAATCCTGTTGGCGATCGAGGTTGTGTTTATGCTCATCATGGCCAAAGTAAAGCCGCTGGAATCAATCAAACCTATATTCTATGCGGAGAATGGGGAGGATCATCTTGTCCCGTGGAAGCATGCCATACCTGTATCGATCACATTGATTTTTTCCATTGTCATCTTTTATGTCGTCTTCTCCCCGATAGGATTAGCTTACGAGAGTGCAGCTGTATCGAAGTGGTTCTGGCCGGTGATTGCAATACTTGTCGCGGCAAACATCGTACTTTATTTCATTTCCATAAAAGTATGGCATAAAAAATATAGCAAGTATGTGGAAAAACAGACGGAGAGCGCTCGTAAAACGCGCCTCAGCGGAGATTGA
- the garD gene encoding galactarate dehydratase — protein MKSKAATNPYFVKVHAQDNVAIAVTDGGLAAGTILDDDEIITLERIPQGHKISLRSIKTGEPIIRYGEVIGHATTDIAAGSWVQERHLLMPTPPPLDDLSLSPEPTAPMEPLEGYTFEGFRNPDGSVGTKNILGIITSVQCVVGVMDHAVKKLKQEILPNYPNVDDIIGLHHTYGCGVAIQAPEAVIPIRTVQNLARHPNFGGETLVIGLGCEKLIPSRVNPSGDDSDIIMLQDQQGFHAMVNKIIEKAEVILAKLNSRKRETCPVSELVIGTQCGGSDAFSGVTANPAVGYASDLLVRAGATVMFSEVTEVRDAIHLLTPRAASKEVAEKLVREMDWYDRYLASGQADRSANPSPGNKKGGLSNVVEKALGSVAKSGQSTIMDVLAPGERAGTKGLLFAATPASDFVCGTLQLASGIHLQLFTTGRGTPYSLAMAPVVKISTRTALQEQWKDLIDINAGTIATGEATLEEVGWEIFHFILDAASGRKKTWADHWGTHNDLALFNPAPVT, from the coding sequence TTGAAATCAAAAGCTGCGACAAACCCCTATTTTGTCAAAGTACATGCGCAGGACAATGTCGCCATCGCTGTCACCGATGGCGGCCTTGCTGCCGGCACTATCCTGGACGATGATGAAATTATCACGCTAGAACGTATCCCTCAAGGTCACAAAATTTCCCTTCGGTCCATCAAGACCGGAGAACCCATTATCCGTTATGGGGAGGTCATCGGCCATGCCACGACCGACATCGCTGCCGGAAGCTGGGTCCAGGAGCGTCATTTGCTCATGCCGACTCCTCCTCCGCTTGACGATCTCTCTCTGTCCCCGGAACCCACTGCCCCCATGGAGCCATTGGAAGGTTATACATTCGAAGGCTTCCGCAATCCGGATGGTTCAGTCGGTACCAAAAACATACTCGGAATCATCACCAGTGTCCAATGTGTCGTCGGTGTAATGGATCATGCAGTCAAAAAGCTGAAACAGGAAATCCTGCCAAACTATCCAAATGTAGATGACATCATCGGGCTTCATCATACCTACGGCTGCGGAGTCGCCATTCAAGCGCCGGAAGCTGTCATCCCCATTCGCACCGTCCAAAATTTAGCCCGCCATCCCAACTTTGGCGGGGAAACGCTGGTCATCGGTCTTGGCTGCGAAAAACTCATTCCCTCACGTGTGAATCCAAGCGGTGACGACAGTGATATCATCATGCTCCAGGATCAGCAGGGATTTCATGCAATGGTAAATAAAATCATCGAAAAAGCGGAAGTAATACTTGCCAAGCTGAACAGCCGGAAACGAGAAACCTGCCCAGTCTCCGAACTTGTCATTGGTACGCAATGCGGCGGAAGCGATGCATTTTCCGGCGTTACCGCAAACCCTGCCGTAGGTTACGCATCCGATTTGCTTGTCCGTGCTGGTGCAACCGTGATGTTTTCCGAGGTGACGGAAGTCCGTGATGCCATCCATTTGCTGACACCGCGCGCCGCCAGCAAGGAAGTCGCTGAAAAGCTGGTACGAGAAATGGATTGGTATGATCGCTATTTAGCTTCCGGTCAGGCTGACCGCAGTGCCAATCCATCACCCGGGAACAAAAAAGGCGGCTTATCCAATGTAGTGGAAAAAGCGTTGGGCTCTGTTGCCAAGTCAGGGCAAAGCACCATCATGGATGTCCTTGCTCCAGGAGAACGAGCCGGGACAAAAGGCCTGCTATTTGCCGCCACACCTGCCAGTGACTTTGTCTGCGGTACACTGCAGCTTGCTTCCGGTATTCATCTGCAGCTGTTCACAACCGGACGCGGAACCCCATACAGTCTGGCAATGGCTCCAGTTGTCAAGATATCGACCCGCACCGCCCTGCAGGAGCAATGGAAGGATTTAATCGATATCAATGCCGGAACGATCGCTACCGGAGAAGCAACATTGGAAGAGGTTGGCTGGGAGATATTCCATTTCATATTGGATGCAGCAAGCGGCAGAAAAAAGACCTGGGCCGATCATTGGGGCACCCATAATGATCTTGCCCTCTTCAATCCCGCACCTGTCACCTAA
- a CDS encoding AzlC family ABC transporter permease, producing the protein MADVSVSMEAEEKRDMTFRQGVKDCIPTLLGYISIGIAAGVVGVAAGISALEVVLLALLVYAGSAQFIFAALVLDGSPAAAIILTTFIVNLRHFLMSATLAPHFTQYSVWRNIGIGILLTDETFGVASGRLQLKQRMSASWMNGLNITAYLCWIVSCAAGALFGNWLSDPEAFGLDFALTAMFIALLVLQLDAIESAKLKHHLRLMGCIVLLMAGFSFFVSSHMAVLLATIIGATIGVVTEK; encoded by the coding sequence ATGGCAGATGTGAGCGTATCGATGGAGGCGGAGGAAAAGAGGGATATGACTTTCAGGCAGGGCGTAAAGGATTGCATTCCAACCTTGCTTGGTTATATCAGCATCGGGATTGCTGCCGGCGTGGTCGGTGTTGCGGCCGGAATCAGTGCATTGGAGGTCGTGCTTTTGGCGTTACTGGTATATGCTGGATCAGCACAGTTTATTTTTGCAGCCTTGGTGCTGGATGGGAGTCCGGCAGCTGCAATCATATTGACGACCTTCATTGTGAATCTCCGTCATTTCTTGATGAGTGCGACACTTGCACCGCATTTTACACAGTATTCTGTCTGGCGGAACATCGGAATCGGCATTCTGCTGACAGATGAAACCTTTGGGGTTGCTTCTGGCAGACTTCAGCTAAAGCAGCGGATGAGTGCAAGCTGGATGAACGGACTTAACATCACTGCTTATTTATGCTGGATTGTCTCTTGTGCTGCTGGTGCACTATTTGGGAACTGGCTGTCGGATCCAGAGGCATTCGGGCTGGATTTTGCCCTGACAGCTATGTTCATTGCGCTGCTTGTGCTGCAGCTCGATGCCATTGAATCGGCAAAATTAAAGCATCATCTGCGGCTGATGGGGTGCATTGTCCTCTTGATGGCAGGCTTTTCATTCTTTGTCAGTTCCCATATGGCCGTGCTGCTTGCTACAATCATAGGAGCAACGATTGGAGTGGTGACAGAGAAATGA
- a CDS encoding n-acetylglutamate synthase, which yields MNYHNLTFRAVTNTDNGETTSDTIFHYRQEGKILTAEYAGGAILEGRLIGLVEADGKLRFRYHHINDHQELRSGQCVSVPEILADGRIRLHEQWQWMFDDDSAGQSIVEQVRE from the coding sequence ATGAATTATCATAACCTGACTTTTCGGGCGGTCACGAATACAGACAATGGTGAAACCACCAGTGATACCATCTTCCATTATCGGCAGGAAGGGAAGATTCTCACCGCAGAATATGCCGGCGGTGCCATTCTGGAAGGAAGGCTGATCGGTTTGGTCGAAGCAGATGGCAAGCTCCGTTTCCGTTATCATCACATCAATGATCATCAGGAGCTGCGGAGCGGGCAATGCGTTTCCGTTCCGGAAATATTGGCAGACGGCCGGATACGGCTGCATGAGCAGTGGCAATGGATGTTCGATGATGATTCCGCTGGACAGTCCATTGTGGAACAGGTGAGGGAGTAG
- the purT gene encoding phosphoribosylglycinamide formyltransferase 2, with the protein MFQTKKLLLLGSGELGKEVIIEAQRLGVETIAVDRYDNAPAMAVADRSYVIDMLDQEKLRQIVEWEKPDFLVPEIEAIATDALIELEKEGYLVVPTAKAAQLTMDREGIRRFAAETLDIPTAGYRFADTYEAFRDAVEEIGFPCVIKPLMSSSGKGQSVCRSQEDMERSWQLAMEGGRVQKPRVIVEEFIRFDAEITLLTVRAINGTFFCEPIGHEQENGDYIASWQPHQLTASQLEQAQEIAERITTGLGGYGLFGVELFLAGDQVYFSEVSPRPHDTGMVTMVTQQLSQFALHVRAILGLPITEIKLVQPGATSPLKADAAYDSYHISGMREALQEPQTQIRVFRKPVTTAGRRVAVALSAADTVNEARQRAEQARKRLKVEGQDELS; encoded by the coding sequence ATGTTTCAAACGAAAAAACTGCTGCTGCTCGGATCTGGAGAACTGGGGAAAGAGGTCATAATCGAAGCGCAGCGGCTTGGTGTGGAGACGATCGCAGTAGATCGGTATGACAATGCTCCGGCAATGGCTGTGGCCGATCGCAGCTATGTCATCGATATGCTTGATCAGGAAAAGCTCAGACAGATTGTGGAATGGGAGAAACCGGATTTTCTTGTTCCGGAGATTGAAGCAATTGCTACAGATGCATTGATTGAATTGGAGAAGGAAGGCTATCTCGTCGTACCGACTGCAAAAGCGGCACAGCTGACGATGGATCGTGAAGGCATCCGCCGTTTTGCTGCAGAAACATTGGATATTCCGACTGCAGGCTATCGTTTTGCGGATACATATGAGGCATTTCGGGACGCGGTGGAGGAAATTGGCTTTCCGTGTGTCATCAAACCATTGATGAGTTCATCAGGAAAAGGACAAAGTGTCTGCCGAAGTCAGGAGGATATGGAGAGGAGCTGGCAGCTGGCGATGGAAGGCGGAAGGGTTCAGAAACCGCGTGTCATCGTCGAGGAATTCATTCGGTTCGATGCGGAAATCACATTGCTGACCGTCCGCGCGATAAATGGTACTTTCTTCTGCGAGCCAATTGGGCATGAACAGGAAAATGGCGATTATATCGCGTCATGGCAGCCGCATCAGCTGACAGCATCACAGCTGGAACAAGCGCAGGAAATAGCAGAGCGTATTACAACAGGATTGGGCGGCTACGGTTTATTCGGAGTCGAGCTCTTCCTTGCCGGGGATCAAGTATATTTCAGTGAAGTATCGCCGCGCCCGCATGACACCGGCATGGTGACGATGGTGACACAGCAGCTGTCACAATTCGCCTTGCATGTACGAGCGATACTCGGGCTGCCGATTACAGAAATCAAACTTGTGCAGCCCGGTGCGACCAGTCCATTAAAGGCTGATGCAGCTTACGACTCTTATCATATTTCAGGTATGCGGGAAGCGCTGCAGGAGCCGCAAACGCAGATTCGTGTCTTCCGTAAACCAGTGACGACAGCAGGGCGCAGAGTTGCTGTTGCCTTATCTGCTGCCGATACGGTGAATGAGGCGAGACAGCGTGCGGAACAGGCAAGGAAACGTCTTAAAGTGGAGGGGCAGGATGAATTATCATAA